In Macaca nemestrina isolate mMacNem1 chromosome 9, mMacNem.hap1, whole genome shotgun sequence, a single genomic region encodes these proteins:
- the LOC105486688 gene encoding annexin A8 → MAWWKAWIEQEGVTVKSSSHFNPDPDAETLYKAMKGIGTNEQAIIDVLTKRSNAQRQQIAKSFKAQFGKDLTETLKSELSGKFERLIVALMYLPYRYEAKELHDAMKGLGTKEGVIIEILASRTKNQLQEIMKAYEEDYGSSLEEDIQADTSGYLERILVCLLQGSRDDVSSFVDPGLALQDAQDLYAAGEKIRGTDEMKFITILCTRSATHLLRVFEEYEKIANKSIEDSINSETHGSLEEAMLTVVKCTRNLHSYFAERLYYAMKGAGTRDGTLIRNIVSRSEIDLNLIKCHFKKMYGKTLSSMIMEDTSGDYKNALLSLVGSDP, encoded by the exons ATGGCCTGGTGGAAAGCCTGG ATTGAACAGGAGGGTGTCACAGTGAAGAGCAGCTCCCACTTCAACCCAGACCCTGATGCAGAGACCCTCTACAAAGCCATGAAGGGGATCG GGACCAACGAGCAGGCTATCATCGATGTGCTCACCAAGAGAAGCAACGCGCAGCGGCAGCAGATCGCCAAGTCCTTCAAGGCTCAGTTTGGCAAG GACCTCACTGAGACCTTGAAGTCGGAGCTGAGTGGCAAGTTTGAGAGGCTCATTGTGGCCCTTATGTACCTGCCATACAGATACGAAGCCAAGGAGCTGCATGACGCCATGAAG GGCTTAGGAACCAAGGAGGGCGTCATCATTGAGATCCTGGCCTCTCGGACCAAGAACCAGCTGCAGGAGATCATGAAGGCGTATGAGGAAG ACTACGGGTCCAGCCTGGAGGAGGACATCCAAGCAGACACAAGTGGCTACCTGGAGAGGATCCTGGTGTGCCTCCTGCAG GGCAGCAGGGATGATGTGAGCAGCTTTGTGGACCCGGGACTGGCCCTCCAAGACGCACAG GATCTGTATGCGGCAGGCGAGAAGATCCGTGGGACTGATGAGATGAAATTCATCACCATCCTGTGCACGCGCAGTGCCACTCACCTGCTGAGAG TGTTTGAAGAGTATGAGAAAATTGCCAACAAGAGCATTGAGGACAGCATCAACAGTGAGACCCACGGCTCGCTGGAGGAGGCCATGCTCACTGTGG TGAAATGCACCCGAAACCTCCACAGCTACTTTGCAGAGAGACTCTACTATGCCATGAAG GGAGCAGGGACACGCGATGGGACCCTGATAAGAAACATCGTTTCAAGGAGTGAGATTGACTTAAATCTTATCAAGTGTCACTTCAAGAAGATGTACGGCAAGACCCTCAGCAGCATGATCATG GAAGACACCAGCGGTGACTACAAGAACGCCCTGCTGAGCCTGGTGGGCAGCGACCCCTGA
- the LOC105486687 gene encoding protein FAM25A, producing the protein MMLGGLGKLAAEGMAHRTEKATEGAIHAVEEVVKEVVGHAKETGEKAIAEAVKKAQESADKKMKEVTETVTNTVTNAITHAAESLDKLGQ; encoded by the exons ATGATGCTGGGAGGCCTGGGGAAGCTGGCTGCTGAGGGCATGGCCCACCGCACCGAGAAGGCCACCGAGGGAGCCA TTCATGCCGTGGAGGAAGTGGTGAAGGAGGTCGTGGGACATGCCAAGGAGACTGGAGAGAAAG CCATTGCCGAAGCTGTAAAGAAAGCCCAAGAGTCAGCGGACAAAAAGATGAAGGAAGTCACTGAGACAGTGACCAACACAGTCACAAATGCCATCACCCATGCAGCAGAGAGTCTGGACAAACTTGGACAGTGA